A stretch of DNA from Oryza brachyantha chromosome 4, ObraRS2, whole genome shotgun sequence:
ATAGCACAGAGAGcatttagaaaagaaaataatctattttcagGTTCGGCAAGATAGgtgattatcttttttaaaaaaagaaaattcaaaaaatatatttataaataaaaaataatttataaataaaacttttatatacgcatTCCTaaagataagaaaagaaaaactacaaaataaaaaaccctaaattaattctaaatttaagtttaataatttattttgcttatttataagtataaacaaacgGGGAAAAACGAGACTATAAAGGGAAGATGTGttgctaaaaataatcaagCGTACTTCGTAGACTAATCCATCTATTCCATGTTAAAAGactttttagatttatctagatttatctatatcaatatatacgttttatatatgtttctagatttattagcacatatataaatatagagaatACTATAcattatcatattataaaacggaggaaatACATAACActctaaaaaataagataaaaagaacacaaaaagAAAGGATACTCTGCATGAAATTGAGCAGCAGGAGAGAGAGTGAAAACATCCTTCTGAGGCCTTCTTCGGTTAGAGGGGATTGGACCGCAACCCCCGTTGATTTCTCCCCGCGGAATAAATTCTAGCTCACAGAAAAATCGTTGTTCGGTTAATCCCAGTCGGCATCCTAGCCCGGCCTAtcctaggatttttttattgtcttgGCCGAGAAATTAATCCTCTCCATCGGTTGTGTGAAAAAAATTCCGTCATCTTGTATAATAATGTGTTAAATCCCAACCTACTATTTTCAGTAAATCTCTGCCAAAACGAACGAACAGATGTTTGTAAGAGATTATGAGAAAGCTGGGGATTGAAACACTACATAGATTGAGTGACATGAGAGGGGTTTATCCAATACCAAGGATAGATTCCTTTAGGGGATTAAATCCTACCTAACCGAACAAAGGGTACGCCGAATTTTCCAGAGGCAAAAGGGTTACCAATTCCTCCAGATAATTACATGTTAATAACGTAGTTGAGTCTCGTTTGGTCATGTCACATGTGGCGGCTTGCCATCGTTGTTAGTTTGTTACTGCACGGACCTCCATTAGTTTTCTCCTTAACCCCGTTTACGTGGCCATCAGTTCGGCCGCGAGAGGCGACGCGACGGgatatgaatatatgacaCGTCGCCCCTCTTCGTATTCTGGAAGCGCTTCACACTTGACTTCACTTCTCTTCTCTGCCACACGTCGCGCTTAAAACCCCTTCGCTAGCTCTTCTTCCCTTTTCCGCGCCACGGTCCTCGCCGACCGACACATGGACCCCACCTTCGCCCccaacggcggcgccggcgccgtcgacgccaCCTCCCCGTCCAGCACCACCGTGACCCTCCCGGCGCTCACCCTCCGCGAGGTTCCTCGCCTCCCGGCGGcgccctcggcggcggcggacaacGGGATCCCCAACCCCATCTCCCACCACCCGTACTTCCACCCGCCCGCCACCTTCTACATCTCCCCCGGGGACGTCTCCCTCCGCCACGCCTTCTTCGACCTCGCCTccgccacgccggcgccgctcgtcgcctaCCGCCGCGCGGGCCCCCGCGGGGAGCTCGCCGTCGaccccgcccgcgcgcgcgccgcgctcgtcaCCTGCGGGGGGCTGTGCCCGGGCCTCAACACGGTCCTGAGGGAACTCGTCGTCGGCCTCCAGGAGCTCTACGGCGTCCGCGACGTCTTCGGCGTCGCCGCGGGGTACCGCGGGTTCTACGGCCCAGACGCCGATCACGTGCGGCTGGACCCAGCCGCCGTGGACGACTGGCACAAGAAGGGCGGCACCGTGCTCAAGACGACTCGGGGTGGATTTGATCTCAACAAGATCGTTGATGGCATCGTCGCACGCGGGTATACGCAGGTGAGAGCAAACCCCACAGTTTCCAAGTACTAGAAAATTGAGAACGTTTACAGTGCTTAGCTTTATCTTACCTGCCGCCTGGAGTTTTCAGGTTTtatgtagtatatttttaacaaatagCTAGAGTTTGAACTGGCCTCAAAATTCATGTGCACGTGGAGTGGAAACCACTAGGATTCGTTTTCATCTGGGCCGACAATAGAAAGCCAGCCAATTTTATTAAGATTAGGAGAAGCATGTTACAGGTATTTGCAAGAGTACAATGTGCTGGGAAATGGATTGTAATCCTCGAGGGGATGTCCCATTGTTTTTGCATACCATCcaaatagttatgaaaaaaattaagaaaattaacaagacagattaatatgtgatataacacttcacaaacatgcataTCCAAATTTGACATCTATAATTCataacagaaaaagaaattaaactatgattaCTATACGCATATTCAGTGTCATGTTTTTTATGTTGCAACttgtagaatttaaatttgatcttgCATGTCGGTGTATTGTATCATACATTAATttatcttgtcatttttttaaaaaaaatttataactatttagatgacatagaAGAAACAATGGGATATCTCTTCAAGGGTTTAAAAGAGTTTGGCCAAAGTGTTGTCTGAATTGACAAGATACTATAATTGGTGATACAAATTTGTCGTAAACATTTTAGTAAACCATGTTGGTGTACAACCTTGGGGGTTTGTTCGATACCATTGAATTTATACGACCAGAGTATTTCTTGTGTAACATATCTTTGTCCATTAGAGTGCTCAAGTGGCTTAGTTCTTAGTACTGATTTGAGTGGAGTCGAGATGTCTAGGATTGCTAGTGCAACATGCTAATTTGTTTCAGTTGtacccggcaaaaaaaattgtttcagTTGTTGTATGTATTCTTGGCTTATTACAAATGGCCGACCTCAGAAACTTTTGTCATTCCTAAATCTTGCTGAAGGTCTATGCAATTGGCGGGGATGGAACAATGAGAGGAGCTGTGGCCATCTTCAAAGAGTTTAAACGTCGAGGTTTGAACATATCCATTACAGGGATCCCAAAAACTGTGGACAATGATATCGGCATCATAGACAGGTCATTTGGGTTCCAAACTGCTGTGGAGATTGCTCAGCAGGCAATCAATGCAGCACATGTTGAGGCCGTGAGTGCCATGAATGGCATTGGACTCGTCAAACTTATGGGCAGGAGCACAGGGCACATTGCTCTTCATGCCACCCTGAGCAGCCGTGATGTTGACTGCTGTTTGATTCCTGAGGTTGATTTCTACCTTGAAGGCAAGGGAGGCCTGTTTGAGTTCCTGTATGAAAGGATAAAGAAGAAGGGACATGCTGTTGTTGTGGTTGCTGAAGGTGCTGGTCAGGAATTGATTCCAAGGACTGATGATCAAAAGCGAGAGCAGGATGAATCTGGTAACACTGTGTTCCTTGATGTGGGTCCCTGGTTAAAATCTGAGCTGGGTAAATGGTGGAAGAGAGAGCACCCTAGCGAGTTGTTCACTGTGAAATATATCGATCCCACCTACATGATTCGAGCGGTTCCAGCAAATGCTACTGATAATCTATACTGTACATTATTGGCACATTCTGCAATCCATGGGATCATGGCTGGGTACACTGGCTTCGTGCCTGGCCCGATAAATGGGAACTACAGCTACATACCTCTGGAAGATGTTGCTGTGGCGAAGAACCCAGTGGATGTGAATGATCATAAATGGGCATGGGTTAGATCAGTCACAAACCAACCAGATTTCCTGGAGCCCAAATACTAAGAAGACACGGAGTGCAATGCTGTCCGGACGACTATATGATTTTGTTCTCCCTGGAGCCATGACATGTTAAGCTTGATTGCCTTTGATCTAGTTTCTTCTCTTGTTATATCGACCTCTCAATAAGATGTTAGATATTCTGATCTCCTGGCGTGTGGGTCTATGGACACTTCAAATCATGTTAGCAGGTATTGCTGTAAATCTGTAGTGtgtttttcataaataaatgcagTGCCACGAAGTGCTGTTTTTCATTGGCAGATGATTTGTATGTTTATGGCCCCGTCTGGCCGAAGATAAACCAGCCAGATTTTCATTAAGATGGGAGAGTTTATGTACAAGATGATCTATATGTCATCTCATAAGACATTACCCAAATCCTTCGTTTGCATAGAATGCAGTTGCTGATCAGGTATTCATAACATTGCAACGTTCTTCAATACCCTATATATACCCGTCAACTAGCTGGCCTATTAGCTCAGCTGGTTAGAGCGTCGTGCTAATAACGCGAAGGTCGCAGGTTCGAGACCTGCATGGgccattttttcattttcaaatccttgcatttttattattttttgttgttttaaaattcctggttgcatttttattttttttcaaacccagttgtttttatattcctgatttttttaaagaaaaacttatattttccaAATTTATGCACGACAATTAACAAATACTCTGATGCCTTTTCGAATCCTTTCATTTTTCCCCAAACCTTGCTATTTTTAgattcttgattttttttttaagaaaaggcTAATGCTTTTCAAATTTATGGACGAcagttaaaaaacaaataataaaagcataaaaagacaaaataaacatgtttaaattttattttaaaaaaacattgacttctctcgttttattttttgcccCTTTTTTTAAACATCATGTTTTATCCTCTCCAGTAGATCGCTCATACGTATCTCTCTCCTTCCACTAAATCCTCACGCGCGGTGAGTTCGAGCGGCGAGCAGGGCGGATGCTCCTGCGGCGCTGCTTGATAcggcgcagccgccgccgccggcgttggGCGCGCGCAACCCAGGAGAGCGGTTCGGCGACAGTGCTgcgtcgcggcgcggcgtggcggcccGGCGCGGCTGAGCTGGAGTTCGCCCTCGACCATGGGCGAAGGAAGAGAAAACGAGGGGGTATCATAGAATTCCGTTTGGATGGTTTACCCCGTGATTCCGGCCAGCCGGAATCGTCTTCCGGCGATCGACAGGAAACTTCCGTTTTGGAATGTCCTAttattcgttttttttcctgcaatCCAAACGCACCTGGCCTAAGATTTTCCTGCAGGAGAGCATTCCTTTGGAAATTCCTCCAATCCATACGGGACCAGTCATCTCCGATTCCGCAATCCGACAGGAATTTTCCGCTATCGAATATGTGCATTCCGGAGTTCCTCTGAGATAGTACAGTACATACATGTTCATTGTGTGAGTAGTGTCCAATGTCCATAgcatcttattcaaatatgaGCATTTTTAGGTAGTTAAGAGGATAATAAGGATATAAGTAGGTTTTTTTGGGAGGGAATATGCATTCAGCTTTCAAGTGTCTTTGTACAGGATATGAGTACTCTTACATTGAGTTTCAGTGATTTGTTCCAGAGATTTTGGCTTCATTGAGTTCCAGAAAACAGGAATTGCAAGTCCTCCCACATCCCAATagcccaattttttttccctatagAATAGTAGTTGAAACAGTGGAGGATGTTACAGGGTGAAgccccccaccaccacctcaaGCAATCAGCATGGACAAAATATATCTACACCATGTACAGCAAATTACAATCTCAGATGACTCATGATAGGTACTACTAACTAGTGCCCAGTGCATTTCttgcaatcttttttttttttctcactgaCTAATCCTCTCCGTTTTCTTGCGTGCATCTTCCCCTCGCTTGCGGGACTGATTGATCGATGCACTTGCTCTCCGTGGCTGAAACCGCAAACCAGTCATGATTCAGAGCAAAGTGGCTCGATTTCTATGGGCAGACCTCTCTGGAACTCCACGTACGGGTATGCCATCGGAATGTCATCGCCATCAATTCTCCATCTGCACGGCACAAAGGTTTCAAGAAACGAAGAACGGTGATCAGCCAACACTATGGTAAATGTCGACTCTACACCGAAACAGAACATAAATTTCATAGCCCTGCCTGCTCTTGTCACGTACATATTGTTGCTAATGaacctagtttttttttttttttggttcgaTCATATCACGGTATATTTTATCTCGTATGGCAGCCCTCAACTCAACTTGCATAGCCTACCTATCGAAAACTCCATGCTGTCATGTTTGTTCTGTGTGTTGTCGTCTGATGCTATGCTCTACAGTGCCAGTTATGAAAATGCACAAGATAGCTGAGTTCAGACCTGCGGTCCTTGCAGACAAAAGCATAAATAATTTGCCTAGTTGCTGTCATGGCCTTCTTGCTATTACTTACTAGTGACTGGTCTAGTGTGTATTATTAGTATGAGTGGCAACTGCCTCAATCTGTTTTCCTGTTCATTTTTGCCTCAACAGTTTTTTACCCTATTTAAACACCAACCACTTTGCACCAGTTTCTTAAAGATTGTTATTTCTGGACgtgttttttcttgttcatTGCTGTTTGGGTCAGTCAACTTTGATCCATGTATCTTCTACTCGGAAAGAACAAATATGCCCTTttgttttacctataattgAGCACAAGGTGATGGAGGAAGAAAGCAGCCTCTACTTTGGCAAGCTCTGATCCAGGGCAAAGCCGGGGGCCACCGCCGAACGGCGTAAACTTCTTGCTTGTCCCTTGGCTTGCACCCTGTTGCATCAATCAGATAAGGAATACACATGAATCAGACCATTAGCTTCATCACAGAAACTAAGAAAATTGCAAAGCCAAGAATGCTGGCTTTGAATGAGAGGGATCATGGTTAGGACCATGCACAAAAAGGCATTACAGCCACAGGGACCTTGCTTGGCATCTGAAGACACCAGAATAGTTGCGAGTAATTATGTCATAGTTGGACGCTCACTAATTAAAGGTAGCAATTAGTTAGAGAACACCCTTTCAAGAAGATTCTTTCAAGGCTCCAGATAAGCTCTCTTGATAGGTGCTCTAaacttttcattttatataaatttgtattcTAGAAAAGTATACTATGTGAAAAAGCTAAGCTTCATGACCTAGCTGGttcaaaacatttttcattAGTTCATTAACAATATACATTTTAGTAAGTACCAAAAATCTAAGTTCATTCACAGATTGTGAAAAACAAACATACCTCCCACCTGCAGGGCTGAAATTGTTGGGCATTTCCATGAAGTAAGGGGTTCAAATGAACAGCACTGAAAACAGGTAGGACCTTCCAACCAGAAGGAATCAGATACTCTGCAACagagcaaagaaaaaagagcCACTTGCTTTTGAGCATCTTGTATGAAAAGCTGAGGTATTTTAGGaataaaaattcttaaaaatcaGTAATAAAGGTGCAACCATCCACTTTGCATGATCCATTATCATGTGATGAGCACAATGGAATCTTCAAGGAAAGCCTCAAGTAGGGTTAATTACCTTTGTATCTGACATCTTTGAGAGCCTTCCTATGGACAAACTTGACAATGTTGCCACATCTCAGTGCCTCATTGATAACCTGTAAGGGCATAGCATATGCATCATCACACAGTTTCCATTATTGCAGAACAAGTCCCATTTGCCCTTTTCACCCTAATATAATTAGATgctctttgttttcttttttcctttttttgctGAAGTCAAAAACGCACATATGGGTAGGCATAGGAGTAAACCACATATTTGGACGGTCACGTATTTGTGTAGTTGCTGATAATAGGAAAAAAGGTACCCCTGGCTTAACCAAACCTAAAGCATGCATTCAATGATCATCTTACATGTTGGGTATATTCCATCTTCTTATAGTCCTCAGAGCTCAAGAACTCCCCCTTCTCTTTCTTCGATTTTATGCCTTCATGCTCCCTCTGCATGCAAACATGTTAACGTATATTTAGTGATGGCCACTTAATTAAGTACTTATTTACCACTGCTGCTCTGTCCTATTCAGCATGAGAAGCCTGTATACCTTCACTAGTTCCAGATCTTGAACTGACTGCCCAAGGAAATAGACAACCATGGAGATCAAGAGTGAGGTGGTCTCATATCCTCCTAGTAAGGAATCCAGCACAAAGCTCACTTTCTCCTCATCAGAGAGCTCATTGCTTGAAAGCAGAACATCAAGGAAATCGCCCTTGTTGCTTGATCCAGCATTCCTCCTCTCCTGAATAATACCCTTCACAGTTCTTGATATCCTCTCTCTGGCCTGTGAGGATCACCAGACAAAAGAATGAGAGCTATTATGGTAagtacacaaaaataaaatggccTGAAAATTATATGACAGTTTAATGGCTTATATATGTAAACGAGAAGTTAAGTTGCATGCCTGCACAGCTTTGGCATAGGGTGTCCCTGGGATGTAGAGAGGGAAAGAGATGAGACCCTTCATGAAGGCGAGAAAATCCTCAAGTATCTTGGCAGTGACCGGCTCCTCTGGTGACAGCCCCAGGACCTGCTTCACTATTACACTGAATGCGAACTGTGCTTCTCAAGGAAAGAGAGCACaccaaagagaaaaagaaaagaaaaaaaagaccctGGTAAGTCAAAGTGACCTTGCGACAAGATTCATGCAGCAGTAACAACATGCATGATGATGTAGCTAACATGTGCAAAGGTTTTCCTTCCTTGTTTCAAGGGATCATGTCTCTCTAGTGATATGGTCTGGTTTTTAGTTAGTACACTTGCTAACCTTTCTTGCCTCCTCGCAGAAGGCGATGACATTGACCCTCCCCTTGTCCTTGCTCTTGCCATGCCATGACCCAACTATATGCAGTGCAATCTTCTCAATGTCACCAAGGTAGCTGGGCTTGAGCTTTGTGGAGGTGACCAGTGCTAGAGCAAGGTTCCTGAGCCTTTTGTGGTCCTCCCCTAGGACCACTAACATGGAGGACTTGCCCAGAATGCCATGAATTGGCCTGGGGTAGCTGCACTGAAACAGCCTCTCCTCATTCTGAAGGATGAAGTGGTTCAGCTCCTGGTCACAGGACACTATGGTGGGGGTGCAGAACAGATGGGACTTGAACACCTTCCCATACCTGCATCATCATCACGCCATCAGTAGTGTTACCACCATGCTAGTGTTAGTGTGCAACCTTTACATTCCTTTTTCTCACTTGTTCATCAGAAGAAAAGTTGCACAACTCTTTACACTACTAACACTGTCCAATTCATGTTTACAGCCCCCATcaggaggaagaaaaagggTATGATAAAGCCTGCTTGGACAGGACAGCAGCATTACCTTTTGCCGTGTCACATGAAATAATGGTACAGTACTTAATTGCATGATAAGATGACACTTGTTGCCCTCTCTGTGTGTGGTGGTGATAGAAATGTTACTGCATGATTAATTTACCTGGAGCAGTGATCCTCCAGGAAGCTGCCCAGGGTGTTGCTAGCATGAGGTTTGAGAAACCTCAGCGTCTCACCGAGGAGAGGCCACCCAAAGCTGCCCTTGGGAGCCTTGGGATTCAGGAGCAAAGGCAGGAAGTGGCTCAGCACCAGGGTCAGGAGCAAGGCAAGCAGGATCACCACAGCAGCCAGCACAAGCTCTCCTCCCACCATCATACCTCACAGCCTCACACcaggcaccaccaccaccccctgttcatctcatctcatgagCCTCACAAGCATGGAGTGTTTCTTTCTTGCTCCCTACTAGCTAATAAACTCTCTGCCTCCTGCCTATTCTAAATTTCTAACCAACCCTTCACTCTGCTCTCACTCACACTCTGCTTCTCCTCTCCCCCCCTCTATTTTTCTCTGGAATGGAAGGTGAGGGGGAGGCTATATAGCAGTAGAAGCAAAGGCAGGAAGGATCTTTGCAAAGGGAGAGGGTGATGGAAAGGGTCATgagcagggaaaaaaaatatgaggcaGCCTTTTGTTTCCTTGCTTTGGCCTTGTTTTAAAGTAGAAGTAGGAGTATTTCTTTCTTGCATGGTTTGATccctgtttctttttttttttttactgcagTGAAGTGAATTGGCTGCATGCATATACTGTGCCAGTAGTAGCTTTTATCAAGGAGGGCTATGAGCCTACAGCCTAGGACTAGGAGGATGGTCCAATGCAGAGTAGCTAGCATctaggctgctgctgctgcttaaGGTGCAGTCAAACACGCAGGTAGAGAGAGAAATGCATTGGGGTACATGTACATGCAGAGCCAGGTGCAGATCGATGCATAGGACATTGGTGATAATTAAGCTCTCTGATGGTGAAGCTTACTATGTGCACACCTTGCAACCAATCTTCGGGAGTGCACACCTTGCAACCAATCTTCGGGATACCCATGCTTCAGTATGGATCAACCAGCGAGAGACAGCAGCTGCTCTTCTCATCTGGGCCATTTCCTAAAGCCATTTCCTTTTCATGAAAACATATGCAGCAACAGGAGTCGATTTATATGGCCTTGAGTACTTTAGTTTGTCTGACTATTGCTATAGGCAACTTTTGTGTGCTTTGTCAATGTCGTTTTGACGATTGTTCTACCGATCCTGGCCCTGTTTTTCTCCATAGCAATTCTAGTTGCCCTTTTACCGAGCTACTCCTTCGGTCCTacaatgattttatttttttaagcaattaCTGTATTAAATTTGGTAGAgtgaaaaacaaatatcagTTTGAAAAAGTAAAAGCAACAGCATTagagttttaaaaaaactgaagcaCACCATCTTTTTgccaataaatttaaatttttaatcttaaatttaaagttcatTTGTGGGTTTTGTTTCTCcatgaaaaaggaaacaatCACACCTGTGTAAGCTCAAAAGTCAAACGCCTccccatgcatgcacaatCTCGTCGTCCAAGGTCAACATGTAACTCTCTGGCTTTCTTGGTCATCGACTCATCGTACATCACAGCGAGCAATATAATCAGTATAAAGTGCAACGTTCATCGACAGGTCATTCTGATTTCTGCATTACAAGCTCACATGCTTTGcacaaaaaggaaacaaaaaagaagatCATCATGCGAAGACATTTGTAAGCTTCAGAACAGAATTCCTGCCAACAATtctataaacaaataaaaaaatcccaatAAAACGGAACCAAAAGCCCATAAGTGCAGGGTGGAGCTACAATAATCCTAGGGGTTCTCAGGCATCcgatccataattttttttaactaatcaTTACaagcacgtatataaattttttatttagaaattatttttcgtttaaaaTATGGTGTTTTGCGTTTTCTATgtcaaataatcaccccttAGTAGTATATgctagataaattaaaaaaattatataggtgCAAAATTCTACATtttatggaaatattttttaattttgctgGAGTATAGATTTTCCGTCAAACAGGGGCTGGTCTCTTGCTAACAGGGGAACTCCGACAAGCACTGCCACCCTCCCAGCCCTGAATAATCTACCTGTACTAGCCACCCTCCCAGCCCTGAATAATCTACCTGTACTAGCAATTATTAGACCTTCTCCTACAATGGCCACCAAAATGTACCCAATACCAAGCACCAACAACTTTCTTTGCTAATTTGGAGTCTAAGAAGAAGcggatgattgtttggctcGTCGAGAGGAAAAGTTAAATGATAatctttataattaaaaatattttataaataaaaatttatataagagcaagtttaatagtataaccaAATACTaacttcaatttatctatagtcaaactaatagtcaattcatacaataattacctgcaaaacatcaatacatggtcccacatgtcatacacacattttgtcttgggcccgtgtgcagctggctacaaattagtagcccacctctcttctctctcccctcttatctatttaaaattgcttatagctagcttataacctgctattatacctgctctaagtacgtgttcttagtgatcagTATGTATTTTAGTTGGTTCTTAGTGATCaagatgaataaaaatattttatgaataaaaaattatgaataaaaaagacAGACAATGGCTGCATCAAGATGTATATTAGTTGGTTCTTAGAAAGTTATGCATACGGGTGAATTGAGAATGATGGTACGACACTATCAGTGACCAATCCACCGCCGACACGTGCCATAGAAATATGAATATCTTGATGAAttggaaagaaaattttcataagatGCACTCAACACAGTAACAATTTTCAAGGTTCTAAAACTTTCCTGGATCCACCACTAGGCACTATCaaatgaagaaagaaaaactcaAAGCTGTCATCACACCTAGGACCTTGACTAATATAATCACCAACCTATTATTGACGCAACTTACAAATTAACAACATGACTATATTAAATTCCTGTGTCACTTATAACTGCTATTATCAAAATTAGGCTCGTTATCTTTCTCTTTTTGCTGCCCAGACTCGTCCTTGTACATGCCTCGCAAATGGTGATTGCACAGCTCAATATTATCTGAAAATGCTATTACCAGCATCAAAAATCTCTTAGGTCTTAAATAGTGGATACAGCCTtagtcttttgttttttttgtgagCATACTTTAAACAATGgtcatttgcaaaaaaatatatagaaaatttacttttaaaaacatattaatttattttcag
This window harbors:
- the LOC102717238 gene encoding cytochrome P450 724B1; the protein is MMVGGELVLAAVVILLALLLTLVLSHFLPLLLNPKAPKGSFGWPLLGETLRFLKPHASNTLGSFLEDHCSRYGKVFKSHLFCTPTIVSCDQELNHFILQNEERLFQCSYPRPIHGILGKSSMLVVLGEDHKRLRNLALALVTSTKLKPSYLGDIEKIALHIVGSWHGKSKDKGRVNVIAFCEEARKFAFSVIVKQVLGLSPEEPVTAKILEDFLAFMKGLISFPLYIPGTPYAKAVQARERISRTVKGIIQERRNAGSSNKGDFLDVLLSSNELSDEEKVSFVLDSLLGGYETTSLLISMVVYFLGQSVQDLELVKREHEGIKSKKEKGEFLSSEDYKKMEYTQHVINEALRCGNIVKFVHRKALKDVRYKEYLIPSGWKVLPVFSAVHLNPLLHGNAQQFQPCRWEGASQGTSKKFTPFGGGPRLCPGSELAKVEAAFFLHHLVLNYRWRIDGDDIPMAYPYVEFQRGLPIEIEPLCSES
- the LOC102703031 gene encoding ATP-dependent 6-phosphofructokinase 2 codes for the protein MDPTFAPNGGAGAVDATSPSSTTVTLPALTLREVPRLPAAPSAAADNGIPNPISHHPYFHPPATFYISPGDVSLRHAFFDLASATPAPLVAYRRAGPRGELAVDPARARAALVTCGGLCPGLNTVLRELVVGLQELYGVRDVFGVAAGYRGFYGPDADHVRLDPAAVDDWHKKGGTVLKTTRGGFDLNKIVDGIVARGYTQVYAIGGDGTMRGAVAIFKEFKRRGLNISITGIPKTVDNDIGIIDRSFGFQTAVEIAQQAINAAHVEAVSAMNGIGLVKLMGRSTGHIALHATLSSRDVDCCLIPEVDFYLEGKGGLFEFLYERIKKKGHAVVVVAEGAGQELIPRTDDQKREQDESGNTVFLDVGPWLKSELGKWWKREHPSELFTVKYIDPTYMIRAVPANATDNLYCTLLAHSAIHGIMAGYTGFVPGPINGNYSYIPLEDVAVAKNPVDVNDHKWAWVRSVTNQPDFLEPKY